In methanogenic archaeon ISO4-H5, the following are encoded in one genomic region:
- a CDS encoding ribose-phosphate diphosphokinase Prs → MIVIGGSASMDLAKELASILNCKFIPALTTSFPDGECYTRIDEEKLDDDVVIVQNTFPDSKLIEMLLLQDAAVKLGAKSITLVIPYFGYARQDKVFKPGEPESAKIMCRLLDQVCDRVITVDIHKEAVLDNFTHPHMDVKAAPIIAEYFKSKEIDIVMSPDIGAAGRAKIVGDCMGLPYDHLNKTRLSGTEVRIQPATADVHGKNVLIVDDMISTGGTIIAATAALKEAGALKVYVACTHGVFVNNALERFNGSPVDSVLCCNTLNNAVSLISVANSVAEAIKSANAGKW, encoded by the coding sequence ATGATAGTCATAGGCGGTTCCGCGTCAATGGACCTGGCCAAAGAGCTGGCCAGCATTCTCAATTGCAAATTTATCCCCGCACTCACCACTTCCTTCCCCGACGGAGAGTGCTACACCAGGATCGACGAGGAGAAACTGGACGATGATGTCGTCATCGTGCAGAACACCTTCCCCGATTCCAAACTCATCGAGATGCTGCTCCTCCAGGATGCGGCCGTCAAACTCGGTGCCAAGTCCATCACCCTGGTCATCCCCTACTTCGGATACGCCAGGCAGGACAAGGTATTCAAGCCCGGAGAGCCCGAGTCCGCCAAGATCATGTGCAGGCTCCTCGACCAGGTATGCGACAGGGTCATCACCGTCGATATCCACAAGGAGGCCGTACTAGACAACTTCACCCACCCCCACATGGACGTGAAGGCCGCACCCATCATCGCGGAATACTTCAAGAGCAAGGAGATCGACATCGTCATGTCCCCCGACATTGGTGCAGCGGGACGCGCCAAGATCGTCGGAGACTGCATGGGCCTTCCCTATGACCACCTCAACAAGACGCGCCTTTCCGGAACCGAAGTGCGCATCCAGCCCGCCACCGCAGACGTACACGGCAAGAACGTCCTCATCGTGGACGACATGATCTCCACCGGCGGAACCATCATCGCCGCCACCGCCGCCCTCAAAGAGGCAGGCGCACTCAAGGTCTATGTCGCATGCACCCACGGTGTCTTCGTCAACAACGCCCTCGAGAGGTTCAACGGCAGTCCTGTCGACTCCGTCCTCTGCTGCAACACCCTCAACAATGCCGTATCTCTGATTTCGGTCGCCAACAGCGTCGCCGAAGCGATCAAGAGCG
- a CDS encoding sulfate permease SulP: MAEEKLPSRSREVSEWIGNPKGDFFAGIVSAFAVIPEVIGFTIVAGVDPVLGLYTSVAFLLLLSFIGGRPAMVSAGAGSMAVLVASLVASHGLEYMFAAVLLAGIIQLALGLLGIGALLRRIPRSIIVGFVDGLAFIILLSQITTFNNNLGSTDTAVAAMVGLIVLGLIVIFVFPKITKVIPSTLVAIAVVTVASVLLVHFTGDSCRTAVISDLGSISAGWPVFGLPSVLTDASALGVILPYAVSLAFVGLLETSLTMQVVDNITQTSSDAKRECCAQGVGNMVCGGMGAMPGCAMIGQAVACVKSGGRGRLSTLVAAIILALLLAFGSGVLGIIPLAALIAVMLYVCYSTFDWDNLRVMVRSRDRNSLCATAMTVITLATVIVTHNLAYGAVSGLLLALVFWLAFGKDRTFEIR, from the coding sequence ATGGCTGAGGAAAAACTGCCCTCCCGCTCGCGGGAGGTGTCGGAGTGGATTGGGAATCCCAAGGGGGATTTCTTTGCGGGAATCGTCTCAGCCTTCGCCGTCATTCCGGAGGTCATCGGATTCACCATCGTCGCGGGGGTGGATCCTGTTCTGGGTCTGTATACTTCCGTAGCATTCCTACTGCTCCTGTCCTTCATCGGGGGCAGACCTGCCATGGTCTCTGCAGGGGCGGGTTCCATGGCCGTGCTTGTCGCCTCGCTGGTTGCCAGCCACGGCCTGGAATACATGTTCGCAGCCGTACTGCTGGCCGGGATCATACAGCTGGCCCTGGGCCTGCTCGGGATCGGAGCACTTCTTAGACGCATCCCGCGTTCCATCATCGTCGGGTTCGTGGACGGATTGGCATTCATCATCCTTCTGTCGCAGATCACCACCTTCAACAACAACCTCGGAAGCACTGACACAGCAGTCGCCGCCATGGTCGGATTGATTGTTCTGGGTCTTATCGTAATCTTCGTGTTCCCGAAGATCACCAAGGTCATCCCGTCGACTCTGGTCGCCATCGCAGTAGTGACGGTAGCAAGTGTCCTGCTCGTCCACTTCACGGGGGATTCCTGCCGTACCGCAGTCATATCGGATCTCGGCAGCATATCTGCCGGATGGCCCGTATTCGGCCTCCCCTCCGTCCTCACCGACGCATCCGCATTGGGGGTCATCCTGCCTTACGCTGTTTCCCTAGCCTTCGTAGGTCTGCTGGAGACCTCCCTCACCATGCAGGTGGTGGACAACATAACCCAGACCTCCTCAGATGCTAAGAGGGAATGCTGCGCACAGGGCGTCGGGAACATGGTCTGCGGAGGTATGGGTGCGATGCCCGGATGTGCTATGATCGGCCAGGCGGTAGCCTGCGTGAAATCGGGCGGCCGCGGAAGGCTGTCCACCCTGGTGGCGGCTATCATCCTCGCCCTGCTGCTCGCTTTCGGTTCCGGTGTACTCGGCATAATCCCCTTGGCCGCCCTCATCGCCGTGATGCTCTACGTCTGCTACAGCACCTTCGACTGGGATAATCTGAGGGTCATGGTAAGGAGCCGCGACCGTAATTCCCTCTGTGCCACCGCGATGACCGTCATCACCCTGGCCACGGTCATCGTAACCCACAACCTGGCCTACGGGGCGGTGTCGGGACTCCTGCTGGCGCTAGTATTCTGGCTGGCATTCGGCAAGGACCGCACCTTCGAGATACGCTAA